Proteins co-encoded in one Pseudarthrobacter chlorophenolicus A6 genomic window:
- a CDS encoding ABC transporter permease codes for MTSSLTDDAAQEGQEDRQPAKQPPTRNAPPKDGQPSLFRLLLKDRFATVAAFVLLLVGLTALVGPALMGDLATKQNLLFANKAPFTMAHGWEYFLGSDSLGRSMLARLVVASRTTLSVALPAVAVALVIGSLWGVWAGYHRGWRENVSMRIADVIMSFPSLLLAVVVLYVFSPSAANIVLILALTRIPIYLRTARAESAELQSRTFVDAARTFGAKPNAIIVRHVIPVVLPTLLTLATLEFCYVMLAESSLSFLGIGIQPPDVSWGLMVSQGRQYLQTAWWLSIFPGVAIVVTTIAANVLAAWLRIATDPAQRWRLALPRKRLIARIPVKEAQP; via the coding sequence ATGACGAGTTCATTGACTGACGACGCCGCCCAGGAGGGGCAGGAAGACCGGCAACCAGCCAAGCAGCCGCCCACCAGGAACGCCCCGCCCAAGGACGGCCAGCCCAGCCTGTTCCGCCTCCTCCTCAAGGACCGGTTCGCCACCGTCGCCGCCTTTGTGCTGTTGCTGGTTGGCCTGACCGCCCTGGTGGGCCCGGCGCTCATGGGCGATCTGGCCACCAAGCAGAACCTCCTGTTTGCCAACAAGGCGCCGTTCACCATGGCGCACGGCTGGGAGTACTTCCTGGGCAGCGATTCCCTGGGCCGCAGCATGCTGGCCCGCCTGGTGGTCGCCAGCAGGACCACCCTGTCCGTGGCACTTCCCGCCGTTGCCGTGGCCCTGGTCATCGGTTCACTGTGGGGTGTCTGGGCCGGCTACCACCGCGGCTGGCGGGAGAACGTGTCCATGAGGATCGCCGACGTGATCATGAGCTTCCCCTCCCTGCTGCTCGCCGTCGTGGTCCTCTACGTCTTCAGCCCCTCAGCTGCCAACATCGTCCTGATCCTGGCGCTGACGCGTATTCCGATCTACCTGCGAACGGCCCGCGCCGAATCGGCCGAACTGCAAAGCCGCACCTTCGTGGACGCGGCCCGGACCTTCGGCGCCAAACCCAACGCCATCATCGTCCGGCACGTCATCCCGGTGGTGCTGCCGACGCTGCTGACCCTGGCCACCCTGGAATTCTGCTACGTCATGCTGGCGGAATCCTCGCTGAGCTTCCTGGGCATCGGCATCCAGCCCCCTGACGTGAGCTGGGGCCTGATGGTGTCGCAGGGGCGGCAGTACCTGCAGACCGCCTGGTGGCTGTCCATCTTCCCGGGCGTCGCCATCGTGGTCACCACCATCGCCGCCAACGTGCTGGCAGCCTGGCTCCGGATCGCCACCGATCCCGCGCAGCGCTGGCGCCTGGCCCTTCCCCGCAAACGGCTGATCGCCCGTATCCCAGTCAAGGAGGCACAGCCGTGA
- a CDS encoding LysR substrate-binding domain-containing protein has protein sequence MFSLPQLEAFVAVAEELHFGAAAERLNMTQPPLSRQIQMLEKKLNTTLFSRTSRKVELTAAGATLLPRARQILDMCIKTDMDVRRVSSGQAGTITVGYTAIAGQSALPMMLRKAAEGMPGVSFVLRELVSTDQMDGLVKGSVDIGLLRPIVARPGVVFRPLMQDRLVVAVPEGSPVLGNTRIPDGQPLPLGSLDRRPLLMYSTKEARYFHDLVLRLFASAGAHANITQYASQVPALLAFVQAGLGVTLVPASAMAFAPPGVEFHEIDGRHGMQELNRVDLELAWNEETANPAVLRLLDLIGESVSA, from the coding sequence ATGTTTTCGCTGCCCCAGTTAGAAGCCTTCGTCGCCGTCGCCGAAGAACTGCATTTCGGCGCCGCCGCCGAACGGCTCAATATGACCCAGCCGCCGCTCAGCCGGCAGATCCAGATGCTGGAAAAGAAGCTCAACACCACGCTGTTCAGCCGGACAAGCCGCAAGGTGGAGCTGACCGCAGCCGGTGCCACCCTGCTGCCCAGGGCACGGCAAATCCTGGACATGTGCATCAAGACGGACATGGACGTCCGCCGGGTTTCCTCCGGGCAGGCGGGAACCATCACCGTGGGCTACACGGCGATTGCCGGCCAGAGCGCGCTGCCCATGATGCTGCGCAAGGCCGCGGAGGGGATGCCCGGGGTGTCCTTTGTGCTGCGGGAACTGGTGTCCACGGACCAGATGGACGGACTGGTGAAGGGGAGCGTGGACATCGGCCTGCTGCGGCCCATCGTTGCCCGCCCCGGGGTGGTGTTCCGGCCGCTCATGCAGGACAGGCTGGTGGTGGCCGTGCCGGAGGGTAGCCCTGTGCTGGGCAACACCCGGATCCCGGACGGCCAGCCGCTGCCGCTGGGATCCCTGGACCGCCGCCCGCTGCTGATGTACTCCACCAAGGAAGCCCGGTACTTCCATGACCTGGTGCTGCGCCTGTTCGCCAGCGCCGGCGCCCACGCGAACATCACGCAGTATGCCAGCCAGGTCCCGGCGCTGCTGGCGTTCGTGCAGGCGGGGCTGGGCGTGACGCTGGTTCCTGCCTCGGCCATGGCCTTCGCTCCGCCCGGGGTGGAGTTCCACGAAATAGACGGCCGCCACGGCATGCAGGAACTGAACCGGGTGGACCTGGAACTGGCGTGGAACGAGGAAACCGCAAACCCCGCGGTGCTGCGGCTCCTGGACCTGATTGGGGAGTCTGTGTCCGCTTAG
- a CDS encoding ABC transporter substrate-binding protein, which yields MTSSSKFPFSTAAVKWPALAAVAVLGLSGCSVANSDGAGGGAADTVRVVLGQEPPTLEACESNLTSTGVVVRSNVTEPLIERNPQSGELEPKLATEWKATSDTEWTLKLREGVNFQDGTPFNAEAAAFTIDRAVNSKLGCNVEGYVFGDADLDVKAVDATTLTVTTPEPDPILPLRLSFLEVVPTSTSTTEKVREPIGTGPYKIDSWDAGQKISLSSWDGYWGNKPAYAKAEYQWRSESSVRAAMITSGEADVAMGLSPDDNIGDLGVDYPNNETVALRMDANEAPLNDIRIRQAVNYAIDKEGIVNSLYQGKHQVAAQLVPEGIVGHNDELKGWPFDLEKAKSLVAEAKADGVDTSKQISLVVRSAQFPKITELAQVLQEQLSQAGLNVKLKMLETSQHLTYQVRPFAEDDGAVALMTQHGNQAGDAAFTVDQYMLSTGAQSYFGTPEFDAMIKKADAASGDDRQKAFEEIFAYQNDKVVQFAHISHQTGILGKAKSVNYTPNSSSGDELRISEMTPAS from the coding sequence ATGACGTCTTCTTCAAAGTTTCCCTTTTCCACTGCAGCGGTGAAGTGGCCGGCCCTGGCCGCCGTGGCAGTCCTCGGCCTCAGCGGCTGCTCCGTCGCAAACTCCGATGGCGCAGGCGGCGGTGCCGCTGACACGGTGCGGGTGGTGCTGGGCCAGGAACCGCCCACGCTCGAAGCCTGCGAATCCAACCTCACCTCCACGGGCGTTGTGGTGCGATCCAATGTGACTGAGCCGCTGATCGAGCGAAACCCCCAGAGCGGGGAACTCGAACCCAAGCTCGCCACCGAGTGGAAGGCCACCAGTGACACCGAATGGACACTGAAGCTCCGCGAGGGAGTCAACTTCCAGGACGGAACTCCTTTCAACGCCGAGGCGGCAGCCTTCACGATTGACCGTGCCGTGAACTCCAAGCTCGGGTGCAACGTTGAAGGCTACGTCTTCGGCGACGCCGACCTCGACGTCAAGGCCGTTGATGCCACCACCCTGACCGTGACCACCCCGGAACCGGATCCCATCCTTCCGTTGCGGCTCTCCTTCCTCGAAGTGGTGCCGACGTCCACCAGCACCACCGAAAAGGTCCGTGAACCGATTGGCACCGGCCCCTACAAGATCGACAGCTGGGACGCCGGCCAGAAGATCTCGCTCAGCAGCTGGGACGGATACTGGGGGAACAAGCCCGCCTACGCCAAGGCTGAGTACCAGTGGCGCTCCGAAAGCTCGGTGCGTGCCGCCATGATCACCAGCGGTGAAGCGGACGTTGCCATGGGGCTGAGCCCGGATGACAACATCGGCGACCTCGGCGTTGACTACCCCAACAACGAAACCGTTGCGCTGCGGATGGACGCGAACGAAGCGCCGCTCAATGACATCCGGATCCGCCAGGCCGTTAACTACGCCATCGACAAGGAAGGCATCGTCAACTCCCTCTACCAGGGCAAGCACCAGGTGGCCGCCCAACTGGTTCCCGAGGGGATCGTCGGCCACAACGACGAACTGAAGGGCTGGCCCTTCGACCTCGAGAAGGCGAAGTCACTGGTTGCCGAGGCCAAGGCCGACGGCGTTGATACCTCCAAGCAGATTTCCCTGGTGGTCCGCAGTGCCCAGTTCCCCAAGATCACCGAACTGGCACAGGTACTCCAGGAACAGCTCAGCCAGGCAGGCCTGAACGTCAAGCTGAAGATGCTTGAGACCAGCCAGCACCTGACCTACCAGGTCCGCCCCTTCGCCGAGGATGACGGCGCGGTTGCCCTGATGACCCAGCATGGCAACCAGGCGGGAGACGCGGCCTTCACGGTGGACCAGTACATGCTCTCCACCGGTGCCCAGAGCTACTTCGGCACCCCCGAGTTCGACGCAATGATCAAGAAGGCAGACGCCGCGTCCGGCGATGATCGCCAGAAGGCCTTCGAGGAGATCTTCGCCTACCAGAACGACAAGGTGGTCCAGTTCGCCCACATTTCGCACCAGACGGGCATCCTGGGCAAGGCCAAGTCCGTCAACTACACGCCCAACTCCTCCAGTGGTGACGAGCTGCGCATCTCCGAGATGACCCCGGCCAGCTAA
- a CDS encoding ABC transporter ATP-binding protein, whose amino-acid sequence MPEPLLSIEGLTKTFHVAKSASGNTRLKALDGISLTVGRGETLGLVGESGCGKSTLARTLMMLETPDEGTVSFEGTNPFGLKGKELLAWRRRVQMVFQDPFASLNARMSAGDIIAEPWATHRSLYPSSRERDERVKELLQMVGLRASDARKSPQEFSGGQRQRIGIARALALKPDVIILDEPVSALDLSVQAQVLNLLNELQKELGVSYIFISHDLTVVRHVADRVAVMYLGRIIETGETEEVFDHPRHPYTAALMSASPKLDVSGAKRDRIVLQGELPSPLDPPSGCHFRTRCWKAQDICAEVAPEPQVLTAPDGRRHLAECHFPLDTIKGLTGAAAAASTANAL is encoded by the coding sequence ATGCCTGAACCGCTGCTGAGCATTGAGGGCCTGACCAAGACGTTCCACGTGGCCAAGAGCGCCAGCGGGAACACCAGACTCAAGGCCCTGGACGGCATCAGCCTCACCGTGGGCCGGGGCGAAACCCTGGGCCTGGTGGGCGAGTCCGGCTGTGGCAAGTCGACCCTGGCCCGCACGCTGATGATGCTGGAAACCCCGGATGAGGGGACGGTCAGCTTCGAGGGGACCAACCCGTTCGGCCTCAAGGGCAAGGAACTGCTGGCCTGGCGCCGGCGGGTGCAGATGGTCTTCCAGGACCCTTTCGCTTCGCTGAACGCCCGGATGAGTGCCGGCGACATCATCGCCGAGCCGTGGGCCACCCACCGGAGCCTCTACCCCTCGTCCCGGGAGCGGGATGAACGGGTGAAGGAACTGCTGCAGATGGTGGGGCTGCGGGCGTCCGACGCGCGGAAGTCGCCGCAGGAGTTTTCCGGCGGGCAGCGCCAGCGCATCGGCATTGCCCGGGCGCTTGCCCTGAAGCCGGACGTCATCATCCTGGACGAGCCGGTGTCTGCGCTGGACCTGTCCGTCCAGGCCCAGGTCCTCAACCTGCTCAATGAACTGCAGAAGGAACTGGGCGTCTCCTATATCTTCATCTCCCACGACCTCACCGTGGTCCGGCACGTTGCCGACAGGGTGGCCGTGATGTACCTGGGCAGGATCATCGAGACAGGGGAAACCGAAGAGGTCTTCGACCATCCCCGACACCCCTACACCGCGGCGCTCATGTCCGCTTCGCCCAAGCTGGACGTCAGCGGCGCCAAGCGGGACAGGATTGTCCTGCAAGGCGAGCTGCCCTCCCCGCTGGATCCGCCGTCGGGCTGCCATTTCCGCACCCGGTGCTGGAAGGCCCAGGACATCTGTGCGGAGGTGGCCCCTGAACCGCAGGTCCTGACAGCCCCGGACGGCCGGCGGCACCTGGCCGAATGCCACTTCCCGCTCGACACCATCAAGGGCCTCACCGGCGCCGCGGCCGCAGCGTCAACCGCCAACGCCTTGTGA
- a CDS encoding 2-hydroxyacid dehydrogenase, which produces MKNIAVLQVGPLMPVVQESITKDYGAVRLPDGQEERAEFLGQHGGTFDVAVTSGKFGVGTDLMRALPNLRAVINFGVGYDTTDVAQAFERGIIVSNTPDVLNDCVADTAVALYVDVLRGISAADRFVRRGDWLSKGNFPLATKASGRKVGILGLGRIGKVIARRLEGFDCEISYHSRNPVAGVDYRYAASPRELAAGCDVLIVAAAGGPGSTGLVDTGVIDALGPRGYLINIARGSVVDQDALVDALLSGKLGGAGLDVFVDEPKVPQDLLELENVVLLPHLGSGTHETRAAMADLTLANLRSYSEDGSLVTPVHP; this is translated from the coding sequence ATGAAGAACATTGCTGTCCTCCAGGTGGGGCCCCTCATGCCAGTCGTCCAGGAATCCATCACCAAGGATTACGGTGCGGTCCGCCTTCCCGACGGCCAGGAGGAACGGGCGGAATTCCTGGGCCAGCACGGCGGCACCTTCGACGTGGCGGTGACGTCCGGGAAGTTCGGGGTGGGGACGGACCTGATGCGCGCCCTGCCAAACCTGCGCGCAGTCATCAACTTCGGCGTCGGCTATGACACCACCGACGTCGCACAGGCATTCGAGCGCGGCATCATCGTCAGTAACACCCCAGATGTACTCAATGACTGCGTTGCGGACACCGCCGTCGCGCTTTACGTCGATGTGCTGCGGGGCATCAGCGCCGCGGACCGGTTCGTCCGGCGTGGTGACTGGCTCAGCAAGGGCAACTTCCCGCTCGCCACGAAAGCCAGCGGCCGCAAAGTGGGCATCCTTGGCCTGGGCAGGATCGGCAAAGTGATTGCCCGGCGCCTGGAAGGCTTCGACTGCGAGATCAGCTACCACAGCAGGAACCCCGTAGCCGGGGTCGATTACCGGTACGCGGCCTCACCGCGTGAACTCGCCGCCGGGTGCGACGTACTCATCGTGGCCGCGGCCGGCGGTCCGGGATCCACCGGCCTGGTGGACACCGGCGTCATCGACGCCCTGGGCCCCCGGGGCTATCTCATAAATATTGCCCGCGGCTCTGTGGTGGACCAGGACGCCCTGGTGGACGCGCTGCTGTCCGGCAAGCTGGGCGGAGCAGGCCTGGACGTCTTCGTTGACGAGCCCAAGGTTCCGCAGGACCTGCTGGAGCTTGAGAACGTGGTGCTCCTGCCGCACCTGGGAAGCGGCACACATGAAACGCGCGCAGCCATGGCTGACCTGACGCTCGCCAACCTGCGCTCCTACTCGGAGGACGGTTCCCTGGTTACCCCGGTACATCCGTAG
- a CDS encoding 2-hydroxyacid dehydrogenase, with translation MSAPAEPGSIQSLRIVVTDPIISRFEEALRSDGGAHHWDMAADWPPERRAAALARADVVVCSALPPHEAEAAGNVRLVHVTGAGYDKISFPHLAPGAAVANTFHHARPIAEHVLMVTLMLSRNVVRADREVRNGQWRTIATTPDVPFHPVLSDLTLGLVGLGSIGAEVARVAGAMGMKVRAVRRNPAATLPEGVQLDWVGGNSDLPALLAGSDVVVVTVPLAEDTRGMIGAAELGAMKPSAFLINVARGAVVDQGALYAALSERRIAGAGLDVWWGTPAGGVVPPAEWPFTELENTVLTPHHSGHARVTFERRAGDIAANIRQLAGGLPLRNVVRTDPAAVA, from the coding sequence GTGAGCGCGCCTGCGGAGCCGGGCAGTATCCAGTCCCTTCGGATCGTGGTCACCGATCCCATCATCAGCCGCTTCGAGGAGGCGTTAAGGTCCGACGGCGGCGCGCACCACTGGGACATGGCTGCGGATTGGCCCCCGGAAAGGCGGGCCGCGGCACTTGCCCGTGCCGACGTCGTCGTCTGTTCCGCCCTTCCCCCGCATGAAGCGGAAGCTGCCGGCAACGTCCGGCTGGTCCATGTGACCGGGGCCGGCTACGACAAAATTTCCTTCCCGCACCTGGCGCCGGGTGCCGCGGTGGCCAATACGTTCCACCATGCCCGGCCCATTGCGGAGCATGTCCTGATGGTCACCCTGATGTTGTCGCGGAATGTGGTCCGGGCGGACCGCGAGGTGCGGAACGGCCAGTGGCGGACCATCGCCACCACCCCGGACGTTCCGTTCCATCCCGTGCTCAGCGACCTGACGCTCGGCCTGGTGGGGTTGGGATCCATCGGCGCGGAGGTGGCCCGTGTTGCCGGTGCCATGGGGATGAAGGTCCGGGCCGTGCGCCGCAACCCGGCCGCCACCCTGCCTGAAGGGGTCCAGCTGGACTGGGTGGGCGGCAACTCCGATCTGCCGGCCCTCCTGGCGGGTTCCGACGTCGTGGTGGTCACCGTGCCCCTTGCCGAGGACACCCGCGGAATGATTGGTGCTGCAGAGCTGGGCGCGATGAAGCCCTCGGCGTTCCTGATCAACGTGGCGCGCGGCGCCGTGGTGGACCAGGGGGCACTTTACGCCGCCCTCTCGGAGCGGCGGATCGCCGGCGCCGGCCTGGACGTATGGTGGGGTACGCCTGCCGGCGGCGTGGTTCCCCCGGCGGAATGGCCGTTCACGGAACTGGAGAACACTGTCCTCACCCCGCACCATTCGGGCCACGCACGGGTGACGTTCGAGCGCCGTGCCGGGGACATCGCCGCGAACATCCGGCAGCTGGCGGGCGGCCTGCCGCTGCGCAATGTGGTCAGGACAGACCCAGCAGCAGTTGCATGA
- a CDS encoding ABC transporter ATP-binding protein, translating into MKTAADPSTLRRTRGSTATESQAHDVVLQVSGLAVDIRTHRGTVRAVNSVGFEARAGETLALLGESGCGKSMTAKALAGIMDPVCDLADGQIVLNGTDLAALTPKERLKFAGPELGIVFQDALTALNPVYTVGTQLGEAFRIHRGLNAKQARAEAIDLMKRVGIPEPESRVNSYPHQFSGGMRQRILIAMAVALNPRLLIADEPTTALDVTVQAQIMQLLRKLREEGQMAVILITHDLAVVAEEADSVAVMYAGNVVESGPVAEVFADPRHPYTKGLLESVPVHLERGDQLKSIPGSPPELHDIPSGCVYQSRCPMVQDICRAERPALRPAGRRRAENGAATATADLERTTSAGTNDGGATARPVRTAACHFSEEITNA; encoded by the coding sequence GTGAAAACAGCTGCCGACCCATCGACCCTCCGGCGCACCCGCGGAAGCACCGCGACGGAGAGCCAGGCCCACGACGTCGTGCTCCAGGTCAGCGGCCTCGCCGTGGACATCAGAACCCACCGCGGCACCGTCCGCGCCGTCAACAGCGTGGGCTTCGAAGCCCGGGCAGGGGAGACCCTCGCCCTGCTGGGTGAATCCGGCTGCGGAAAATCCATGACAGCCAAGGCACTCGCAGGCATCATGGACCCGGTATGCGACCTCGCCGACGGGCAGATTGTCCTGAACGGGACGGACCTGGCCGCGCTGACCCCGAAGGAACGGCTGAAGTTTGCCGGCCCGGAACTGGGCATCGTCTTCCAGGATGCACTGACCGCACTAAACCCCGTCTACACGGTGGGCACGCAGCTGGGAGAGGCATTCCGGATCCACCGTGGCCTGAACGCCAAGCAGGCCCGTGCCGAGGCCATCGACCTGATGAAGCGCGTGGGGATCCCGGAACCCGAATCGAGGGTCAATTCCTACCCCCACCAGTTCTCCGGCGGCATGCGCCAGCGCATCCTCATCGCCATGGCAGTGGCGCTGAATCCGAGGCTGCTGATCGCCGATGAGCCCACCACCGCCCTGGACGTCACAGTCCAGGCGCAGATCATGCAGTTGCTCCGCAAGCTTCGCGAAGAGGGCCAGATGGCCGTCATCCTCATCACCCACGACCTTGCGGTGGTGGCTGAGGAAGCCGATTCGGTGGCTGTGATGTACGCCGGAAACGTGGTGGAGAGCGGGCCCGTGGCCGAGGTCTTCGCCGATCCCCGCCACCCCTACACCAAGGGGCTGCTGGAATCCGTGCCCGTCCACCTGGAACGCGGTGACCAGCTCAAATCCATCCCCGGCAGCCCGCCGGAGCTTCACGACATCCCGTCGGGCTGCGTCTACCAGTCCCGCTGCCCCATGGTGCAGGACATCTGCCGCGCCGAGCGCCCGGCACTGCGCCCGGCAGGCCGCCGTCGTGCGGAAAACGGCGCCGCAACCGCCACGGCGGACCTGGAACGCACCACGTCCGCAGGAACCAACGACGGCGGCGCAACAGCCCGTCCGGTGCGCACGGCTGCGTGCCACTTCAGCGAGGAGATCACCAATGCCTGA
- a CDS encoding sulfite exporter TauE/SafE family protein, with the protein MTGAEYAIIAGAIFLAACLQASSGFGMGMLAAPVIAIIDPELLPATLILLALLVTVMVTVTERQSLDLRGTGWALVGRVPGSMLGAWLVAITSREGMAWVVVAVVLAGLVLAGRGWVPRPGRTNLVVAGAASGIMGTATSIGGPPMALIWQGHEGPRLRGTMSAFFMVGSAISMALLWLAGTVTEHMLVLALWMVPAVLAGYAVSRYVNRFLSRARLRKLALGASALGSAMLVMQLLLGLS; encoded by the coding sequence GTGACAGGCGCCGAGTACGCCATCATCGCCGGAGCCATTTTCCTGGCGGCCTGCCTGCAGGCCTCCAGTGGCTTCGGCATGGGCATGCTGGCGGCGCCGGTGATTGCCATCATCGATCCGGAACTGCTGCCGGCCACCCTGATCCTGCTCGCCCTGCTGGTCACCGTCATGGTGACGGTGACCGAGCGGCAAAGCCTGGACCTGCGCGGTACGGGCTGGGCGCTGGTGGGCCGGGTGCCGGGCAGCATGCTCGGCGCCTGGCTGGTGGCGATCACTTCGCGGGAGGGAATGGCCTGGGTGGTGGTGGCCGTGGTGCTCGCCGGGCTGGTCCTGGCAGGCCGCGGCTGGGTGCCGCGGCCCGGCCGCACCAACCTGGTGGTGGCGGGAGCCGCCTCCGGGATCATGGGTACCGCCACGTCCATCGGTGGCCCGCCCATGGCGCTGATCTGGCAGGGCCACGAGGGGCCGCGGCTGCGCGGAACCATGAGCGCCTTCTTCATGGTGGGCTCGGCGATCTCGATGGCCTTGCTGTGGCTGGCGGGCACCGTCACCGAGCACATGCTGGTCCTGGCGCTGTGGATGGTTCCGGCCGTCCTCGCCGGGTACGCGGTATCCCGCTACGTCAACCGGTTCCTCAGCCGGGCACGCCTGAGGAAACTCGCCCTGGGCGCCTCAGCGCTGGGCAGCGCAATGCTGGTCATGCAACTGCTGCTGGGTCTGTCCTGA
- a CDS encoding glucarate dehydratase family protein — translation MTTAFDPSHHLGQVRITGVTITPVAFKDPPLLNTVGVHEPFALRAIIEVLTDSGVSGFGETYGDAGHLARLQLAADSLTGVDVFNINTLRGRIAQALSVDTIEGGHGMSGMVTGSSTADRVLSAFDVAALDIQGKLLGRPVSDLLGGAVRDSVQFSGYLFYKWEGHPGQEADRWGAALDPEGIVRQARAMVDGYGFGALKLKAGVFPPEEEIAAIQALRAEFPDLPLRIDPNAAWTVETSIRVGKELDGVLEYLEDPTPGIEGMAAVRREVGMPLATNMCVVSFADVAPSVAAGAVDVILSDHHFWGGLRRSQFLAGITETFGLGLSMHSNSHLGISLAAMVHLAAATPNLDYACDTHWPWKDPEEDVIEGGVLRFTDGGVAVPTAPGLGIIIDRDALDRLHRQYLDCGLRSRDDTGYMQRLHPSYQLQSPRW, via the coding sequence GTGACCACGGCATTCGACCCTTCCCACCACCTCGGCCAGGTACGCATCACCGGCGTGACCATCACGCCCGTCGCGTTCAAGGACCCGCCGCTCCTTAACACGGTGGGTGTCCATGAACCCTTCGCCCTGCGCGCCATCATCGAAGTCCTCACGGATTCCGGCGTCTCAGGCTTCGGCGAGACCTACGGCGACGCCGGCCACCTCGCCCGGTTGCAGCTGGCGGCCGACTCTCTGACTGGCGTGGACGTGTTCAACATCAACACCCTCCGCGGCCGCATCGCCCAGGCCCTGAGCGTGGACACCATCGAGGGTGGCCACGGCATGAGCGGCATGGTCACCGGGTCCAGCACCGCGGACCGCGTCCTGTCCGCCTTCGACGTGGCGGCCCTGGATATCCAGGGAAAGCTCCTGGGCCGTCCCGTCAGCGACCTGTTGGGCGGGGCAGTCCGGGATTCCGTGCAGTTCAGCGGCTACCTGTTCTACAAGTGGGAAGGGCATCCCGGCCAGGAGGCGGACCGGTGGGGTGCTGCGCTGGACCCGGAAGGCATTGTCCGGCAGGCCCGGGCGATGGTGGACGGCTACGGGTTCGGCGCCCTGAAGCTGAAGGCCGGCGTCTTCCCGCCCGAGGAGGAGATCGCCGCCATCCAGGCCCTCCGCGCGGAGTTCCCGGACCTGCCGCTGCGCATCGATCCCAACGCCGCCTGGACCGTGGAGACCTCCATCCGGGTAGGGAAGGAACTGGACGGCGTCCTGGAGTACCTGGAGGACCCCACGCCGGGGATCGAGGGCATGGCCGCGGTCCGCAGGGAAGTGGGCATGCCGCTGGCCACCAACATGTGCGTTGTCAGCTTCGCGGACGTGGCCCCCTCCGTCGCGGCCGGAGCAGTGGACGTCATCCTGTCCGACCACCACTTCTGGGGCGGCCTGCGGCGCAGCCAGTTCCTGGCCGGGATCACCGAAACCTTCGGGCTGGGACTGTCGATGCACTCAAACTCCCACCTTGGCATCAGCCTTGCCGCCATGGTCCACCTTGCGGCGGCCACCCCCAACCTCGACTACGCCTGCGATACGCACTGGCCGTGGAAGGACCCGGAGGAGGACGTCATCGAGGGCGGCGTCCTCCGGTTCACCGACGGCGGCGTGGCGGTTCCCACGGCCCCCGGGCTCGGCATCATCATTGACCGGGACGCCCTGGACCGCCTGCACCGCCAGTACCTGGACTGCGGGCTGCGCAGCCGTGACGATACCGGCTACATGCAGCGGCTCCACCCCTCCTACCAGCTGCAGAGCCCCCGCTGGTGA
- a CDS encoding ABC transporter permease → MLTYLRKRIISSALPLVVVVVGVFALARMTGNPAALYLPLNATQQMRDDFTARNGLDQPLLVQMADYFGGVLRLDFGQSLRTGQDAAAMALRAFPATLQLAATTMVLAVVLAVIVGCWAALKPNGIADRISSFISMAAASIPDFWLAIVGIWIFAITLGWVPTSGVSGASAWVLPIATLLLRPFGVLVQIVRGSMVSALSEPYIKLARSRGAGELRVVTHHALRNAAAPALTVAGDLTVGLVNGAVVVETIFGWPGIGKLMIDSILQRDFAVLQAAVLLTAVAIFALNILIDMGYALLDARVRPVTVKA, encoded by the coding sequence ATGCTGACCTACTTGAGAAAGCGCATCATCTCCAGCGCCCTGCCGCTGGTGGTGGTAGTGGTGGGCGTCTTCGCGCTGGCCAGGATGACCGGCAACCCGGCCGCCCTGTACCTGCCGTTGAACGCCACCCAGCAGATGCGGGACGACTTCACGGCCCGCAACGGCCTGGACCAGCCGCTCCTGGTCCAGATGGCCGACTACTTCGGCGGCGTGCTGCGGCTCGACTTCGGGCAGTCCCTGCGCACCGGCCAGGACGCAGCCGCCATGGCGCTGCGCGCTTTCCCGGCGACCCTCCAGCTCGCGGCCACCACCATGGTGCTGGCCGTGGTGCTGGCGGTCATCGTGGGCTGCTGGGCTGCGCTGAAGCCAAACGGCATCGCGGACAGGATCTCAAGCTTCATCTCCATGGCCGCCGCATCGATCCCGGACTTCTGGCTGGCCATTGTGGGCATCTGGATTTTCGCGATCACCCTGGGCTGGGTCCCCACATCCGGTGTGTCGGGGGCAAGCGCCTGGGTGTTGCCCATCGCCACGCTGCTGCTGCGGCCGTTTGGTGTACTGGTGCAGATTGTCCGCGGCTCCATGGTGTCCGCGCTGTCCGAGCCGTACATCAAACTGGCCCGCAGCCGCGGCGCCGGCGAGCTGCGGGTGGTCACCCACCACGCCCTGCGGAACGCCGCCGCGCCGGCCCTGACTGTCGCCGGTGACCTCACCGTGGGCCTCGTCAACGGCGCCGTGGTGGTGGAGACCATCTTCGGCTGGCCGGGCATCGGCAAGCTGATGATCGATTCGATCCTCCAGCGCGACTTCGCCGTCCTGCAGGCGGCGGTGCTGCTGACCGCCGTCGCGATCTTTGCCCTGAACATCCTTATTGACATGGGTTACGCGCTGCTCGATGCGCGCGTCCGTCCCGTGACGGTCAAGGCCTAG